A single Mixta calida DNA region contains:
- the mpl gene encoding UDP-N-acetylmuramate:L-alanyl-gamma-D-glutamyl-meso-diaminopimelate ligase, which produces MRIHILGICGTFMGGLAMLARAMGHEVTGSDANVYPPMSVLLENQGIDLIQGYDASQLEPAPDLVIIGNAMTRGNACVEAVLERNIPYMSGPQWLHDFVLRDRWVIAVAGTHGKTTTAGMTAWILQACGLEPGFVIGGVPGNFSVSATLGKSPFFVIEADEYDCAFFDKRSKFVHYCPRTLILNNLEFDHADIFDDLRAIQKQFHHLVRIVPGQGKILLPEHDANLKQVMAMGCWSEQETVGEHGRWQAKKLTPDASRWEAWLDGERVAEVNWSLVGEHNMHNGLMAIAAARHVGVKPEDAGRALDEFINARRRLELRGEANGIKVYDDFAHHPTAILATLAALRSKVGGTARILAVLEPRSNTMKLGVSKEDLAPALGRADEVFLYQPHHIPWQVAEVADACIQPAFWSADIDTLVETIAKHAHPGDTILVMSNGGFGGIHQKLLDRLGK; this is translated from the coding sequence ATGCGTATTCATATCCTTGGTATCTGTGGCACCTTTATGGGCGGGCTGGCGATGCTGGCGCGGGCGATGGGCCATGAAGTGACCGGCTCCGATGCCAATGTTTATCCGCCGATGAGCGTGCTGCTGGAGAATCAAGGTATTGATTTAATTCAGGGTTACGACGCCAGTCAGCTCGAGCCCGCGCCGGATCTGGTGATCATCGGCAACGCGATGACGCGCGGCAACGCCTGCGTGGAAGCGGTGCTGGAGCGCAACATTCCCTATATGTCCGGGCCGCAGTGGCTGCATGATTTCGTGCTGCGCGACCGCTGGGTGATCGCCGTCGCCGGCACCCATGGCAAAACCACCACCGCCGGCATGACAGCGTGGATTTTACAGGCCTGCGGGCTGGAACCGGGCTTTGTCATCGGCGGCGTGCCGGGGAATTTCTCCGTTTCCGCCACTTTAGGAAAAAGCCCATTCTTCGTTATCGAGGCGGATGAATATGACTGCGCCTTTTTCGACAAGCGTTCTAAATTTGTCCACTACTGCCCGCGCACGCTGATCCTGAATAACCTTGAATTCGACCATGCGGATATCTTTGACGATCTGCGCGCGATTCAGAAACAGTTCCACCATCTGGTGCGCATCGTGCCGGGACAGGGAAAAATTCTGCTGCCGGAGCATGACGCCAACCTGAAGCAGGTCATGGCGATGGGCTGCTGGAGCGAGCAGGAGACCGTAGGCGAACATGGCCGCTGGCAGGCGAAAAAGCTGACGCCGGACGCGTCGCGCTGGGAAGCCTGGCTGGACGGCGAGCGCGTAGCGGAAGTGAACTGGTCTCTGGTGGGCGAGCACAACATGCATAACGGCCTGATGGCGATTGCGGCGGCGCGTCATGTCGGCGTGAAACCGGAAGACGCCGGACGCGCGCTGGATGAATTTATCAATGCACGTCGCCGTCTGGAGCTACGCGGCGAAGCGAACGGCATCAAGGTGTACGATGACTTCGCACACCATCCTACGGCGATTCTGGCGACGCTGGCGGCGCTGCGCAGCAAAGTTGGCGGCACCGCCCGCATCCTCGCCGTACTGGAGCCGCGCTCCAACACCATGAAGCTCGGCGTCAGCAAAGAAGATTTAGCCCCCGCGCTGGGGCGCGCCGACGAGGTGTTCCTCTATCAGCCGCATCATATTCCGTGGCAGGTGGCGGAAGTGGCGGACGCCTGTATTCAGCCCGCGTTCTGGAGCGCCGATATCGATACGCTGGTGGAAACCATCGCCAAACATGCGCATCCGGGCGACACCATTCTGGTGATGAGCAACGGCGGTTTCGGCGGCATTCATCAGAAACTGTTGGATCGTCTGGGCAAATAG
- the fbp gene encoding class 1 fructose-bisphosphatase, giving the protein MKTLGEFIVEKQHDFPHATGELTALISAIKLGAKIIHRDINKAGLVDILGASGVENVQGEQQMKLDLFANEKLKAALKARGIVAGIASEEEDEIVIFEGVENGKYVVLMDPLDGSSNIDVNVSVGTIFSIYRRVTPPGTPVTEADFMQPGNKQVAAGYVVYGSSTMLVYTTGCGVHAFTYDPSLGVFCLSQERMTFPEKGYTYSINEGNYIRFPQGVKKYIKFCQEEDKATHRPYTSRYIGSLVADFHRNLLKGGIYLYPSTASHPSGKLRLLYECNPMAFLAEQAGGKASDGKNRILDLQPEALHQRSPFFVGNDAMVEDVERFMREYPDDHQS; this is encoded by the coding sequence ATGAAAACATTAGGCGAATTTATCGTCGAGAAGCAACACGACTTTCCGCATGCCACCGGTGAACTGACCGCGCTGATCTCCGCTATTAAGCTGGGCGCTAAAATTATCCACCGCGATATTAATAAAGCCGGTCTGGTTGATATTCTGGGCGCCAGCGGCGTGGAAAACGTTCAGGGCGAACAACAGATGAAGCTCGATCTGTTCGCCAACGAAAAGCTGAAGGCGGCGCTCAAAGCACGCGGCATCGTCGCCGGCATCGCCTCTGAAGAAGAAGACGAGATCGTCATCTTCGAAGGCGTGGAAAACGGTAAGTACGTGGTATTGATGGACCCGTTGGATGGCTCGTCCAACATCGACGTAAACGTTTCCGTCGGGACGATTTTCTCAATTTATCGCCGCGTAACGCCGCCAGGCACGCCGGTGACGGAAGCAGACTTTATGCAGCCGGGCAATAAGCAGGTCGCCGCCGGCTATGTGGTTTACGGCTCGTCAACCATGCTGGTCTACACTACCGGCTGCGGCGTGCACGCCTTCACCTACGATCCGTCGCTGGGCGTTTTCTGCCTGAGCCAGGAACGCATGACCTTCCCGGAGAAGGGCTACACCTACTCCATCAACGAAGGCAACTATATTCGTTTCCCGCAGGGCGTGAAGAAGTACATCAAGTTCTGTCAGGAAGAAGATAAAGCGACCCACCGCCCTTACACGTCGCGCTATATCGGCTCGCTGGTGGCGGATTTCCACCGTAACCTGCTGAAAGGCGGCATCTATCTCTACCCCAGCACCGCCAGCCACCCCAGCGGCAAGCTGCGCCTGCTGTACGAATGCAACCCGATGGCGTTTCTCGCCGAACAGGCGGGCGGCAAAGCGAGCGACGGTAAAAACCGCATTCTCGATTTGCAGCCGGAAGCGTTGCATCAGCGTAGCCCGTTCTTCGTCGGCAATGATGCGATGGTTGAGGATGTGGAGCGCTTTATGCGTGAATATCCAGACGATCATCAGTCCTGA
- a CDS encoding DUF441 domain-containing protein encodes MTAYASVLILVVLGGLSLLVHNTAVTISIAILLLLKVTPLSQFFPYVEKQGLTLGIIILTVGVMAPLASGSLPASTLLKSFLDWKSLLAIVVGIVVSWLGGRGVALMSSQPTIVGGLLIGTIIGVSLFRGVPVGPLIAAGLVSLFIFNK; translated from the coding sequence ATGACGGCCTATGCGTCTGTTTTGATATTAGTTGTACTCGGCGGCCTCAGCCTGCTGGTCCATAACACGGCGGTGACGATCTCTATCGCCATTCTGCTGCTGCTTAAAGTGACGCCGCTTTCCCAATTTTTTCCGTACGTGGAGAAACAGGGGCTGACCCTGGGGATCATTATTTTAACGGTGGGCGTGATGGCGCCGCTGGCCAGCGGCTCGCTGCCGGCCAGTACGCTGCTGAAATCGTTTCTCGACTGGAAATCGCTGTTGGCGATCGTGGTGGGCATTGTGGTGTCCTGGCTGGGCGGCCGCGGCGTGGCGCTGATGAGCAGTCAACCGACCATCGTCGGCGGTTTGCTGATCGGCACGATTATCGGCGTTTCCCTGTTTCGCGGCGTGCCGGTGGGGCCGCTGATCGCCGCCGGCCTGGTTTCGCTGTTTATTTTCAATAAATAG
- the ppa gene encoding inorganic diphosphatase gives MSLNQVPAGKDLPEDIYVIIEIPANADPIKYEVDKESGALFVDRFMSTAMFYPCNYGYINHTLSLDGDPVDVLVPTPYPLQPGSVIRCRPVGVLKMTDESGEDAKLVAVPHTKLSKEYDHIKDVNDLPELLRAQITHFFEHYKDLEKGKWVKVDGWDNAEAAKEEIRTSFERAAKK, from the coding sequence ATGAGTTTGAACCAGGTTCCAGCCGGTAAAGACCTGCCAGAAGATATCTATGTCATCATCGAGATCCCGGCCAACGCCGATCCGATCAAATATGAAGTGGATAAAGAATCTGGCGCGCTGTTTGTTGACCGCTTTATGTCGACCGCTATGTTCTATCCGTGCAACTACGGCTACATCAACCACACCCTCTCCCTGGATGGCGATCCGGTTGACGTGCTGGTTCCGACCCCTTACCCGCTGCAGCCGGGTTCCGTGATCCGCTGCCGTCCGGTCGGCGTGCTGAAAATGACCGACGAATCTGGCGAAGACGCCAAGCTGGTTGCGGTACCGCACACTAAACTCTCTAAAGAGTATGATCACATCAAAGATGTGAACGACCTGCCGGAACTGCTGCGCGCGCAGATCACCCATTTCTTTGAACACTACAAAGATCTGGAAAAAGGCAAGTGGGTTAAAGTCGACGGCTGGGATAACGCAGAAGCGGCTAAAGAAGAGATCCGCACCTCTTTCGAGCGCGCGGCGAAGAAATAA
- a CDS encoding gamma-glutamylcyclotransferase family protein codes for MRIIVYGSLRRKQGNSHWMTNAQWLGDHQIEGYDLYNLGLYPGVVPGEGTVYGEVYRIDASTLGELDALRTSGGEYKRQLIQTPYGSAWMYVYQRSVAGLTRISSGDWLRRDEASSGE; via the coding sequence ATGCGAATAATTGTCTACGGCAGTTTACGGCGCAAACAGGGAAACAGTCACTGGATGACAAACGCGCAGTGGCTCGGCGATCATCAGATTGAGGGCTACGACCTTTACAACCTGGGCCTCTATCCCGGCGTCGTGCCGGGCGAGGGCACGGTGTACGGGGAAGTTTACCGGATTGACGCCAGTACGTTGGGCGAACTGGACGCGCTTCGAACCAGCGGCGGCGAATACAAGCGCCAGCTGATTCAGACGCCGTACGGCAGCGCCTGGATGTATGTGTATCAACGTTCGGTCGCAGGACTGACGCGCATCTCAAGCGGCGACTGGCTGCGGCGGGATGAGGCTTCATCCGGGGAATAA